GGAACTTAGATTTTTCAAAAAAAATAGATAAAAACAATCAGAATGTAAGTAATGATTTTTACCATAAAGATTTTATTTCACCAGAAAAAGAAGCAAAAATGAGGCAACACCTTATGGGACATGTATCAGAAAAATCTGGAGATGTTTATAATCAACGTTATATTCGAGAAAAAGCTAATAAAATACTATTAGAACTTCAAACTGAGTTTCAAAAAAAAGTTGACAATTATGAGCCAGAAGAAAATTCTTAGACAATCAAGAGATGGATATGCGTTTTATGAAAATGAAAACTCTTGGCGTATAAGTAAAGATATTAAACTAAATTTCTCTCAAGCTGTATTGAATATAGATAAAAAAACATTAAATAGCTTTAGAAAAACATTAGCTATCTATGCTGAAAAATACTCTAGCTACCATACTATTAATATGTACAATAGATTTCATGAATTAGTAGTTAATACGCAACTAAAAACCATTGATACTTATACGCTATTAAATTGGAAAACCAACTTAGGAAAAGAACGTGAATGGCATTTAGGTTCATTAAAAGGTTTTTTGCTCTCGTGGTACGAGTATGGTTATTATGGAGTTGATAAAGCTGTTGCATCTCTACTAGAAAGCTTTACTTTGAGTGGAAATGATAAAGGTAAATCGGTAATAATGAGATGCCCTTATACGGGAGCATTTACTGAAAATGAAATTTTAGCTTTAATGACAGAGCTGGCTAGACTTTGGAAAGAAGATCTTATTTCATTTGAAACATATACATATATCCACTTACTTCAAGCTACTGCAAGAAGACCTATTCAAATACGACATTTAAAATTTGAAGACTTGAAAAAAGAAGCTTCTCAAGGAACATGGAATTATTTCCTAAATATACCTAGTGCTAAAAAGAGAGGTGGGTTATTTAGAAAAACATTTAAAAAGATTGCTATTACAGAGGACTTGTATTTAGTTCTCTTAAACTTTTTAGAATATCAGTATAAAAAATTGCTTAGCCTGGTTGATGAAACATTTATATCAGATTATAAAATGAAATTACCAATGTTTATTGATTGGCGTTTTCTGAAGAATAATATAAAAAATAGGAATTTTGATCTTTCATTATTAGAATTAGATATTTTTCATTACTCGAGCTCTTCATTAGAACTAAATGTATTACGAAAATTCTGTATACATCAAAAAGCTGTTTCAGAGCGAACAGGTGAAATTATTCATGTTAATGCAAGACGTTTTCGTCATACAAGGGGGACTAACCTAGGGAGAAAAGGAGTTGGTGCAGCGATTATAGCAGAACTACTAGATCACTCAGATACACAAAATGTGAAAGTCTATACTGAAAATACAGCGGATACAGTGCAATATATTGATCGCGTTATGGGTGCTGAAATGGGAAAACTAGCCCAAGCATTCGTTGGCAGAATTATTTCTAATTTGAATGAAAGTGAGAGAGGATTTGATCCAACATCTTTAATAACTAATAACGGAGTAGATACTATAGGCGCATGTGGGACGAATGATTTTTGTATAACTGGTTATGAGACTTGTTATTTATGTCCTAAATTTAGACCTTTGGTTGATGGTCCACATCAACAAATATTAAATAAACTGTATAAAGAGAAAGAAGAACGTTTAAGAAGAACTAAAAGTATAGATTATGCATCTTCTAAGGATCGTATTATATTGGCTGTTGAATATGTTGTTCAAGCGTGTAATGAAATGAAAAAAAATATGGAGGCTCATTAATTATGAATAATACAATTTTTTTCCAAGTACATGAGAATCCAAAATCCAGTTTAGAAAATTTTATCACTTTCTGTAGAAACAAACTTACAGCTTTCGGAAGTGATTGTTGGGACAATAATCAATGGAGAGATACCTTTAATCTTCACAACATCCAAGTTCGTTTTTCCACAGATAGGGTTAAATCTACATCCTATCAATATGAGCCGTTATCTGAACCATTTATTGATTTTGCTAAAGCATACATTCGTTATGTTTACTCTCAGCAACCAGTTCGTCAATTATCACGGCATCTTGAGTCATTACGTATGGTTGAAATGGCTTTATACAATGTAAAAGACAATTGCGATATATTACAACTCGATAATTTAGTCATTAATGAAGTTGAAACCCTTGTATTGAAAAAATATAAAAAAGATACTGAATCAGTCAATAAATTAGGATATCAACTTGAGAAGTTATTTGATTTTTGTCGTGAAAATGGTATTACTCCAAATTTGTCTTTATGGAATAACCCATATAAACGTCCTAGAGATTTAACGATATTGCTTGATGAAAGAGGAAAAGAATACCGTTCAAGTAAAATGCCAACAGATGAAGAAATGATGTTGGTAGCCAAACTCTTTCATGATGCACCAAATTTAGATAAAGAAACTGAGTATTATACAGCAGTTATGGCTCTACTTATGGTTGCTCCATCTCGTTGTTCTGAGTTGATGTCTTTATCTGTTAATTGCTTAGAATGGGAAGAAGATAGCCTAGGAAATAAGCAATTAGGTATTCGATGGATACCTGCAAAAAATGGAAAAGAGGGTTTGAAATGGGTTCCTAGTAGCATGCAAGATGTGATTATTGAAGCAGTCAAACGTTTAACAGATATAGGAGCTTTAGCAAGAAAAGCAGCAAAGTTTGCGGAAGAAAATCCGAACACGGTAATGATATCACCAGATCAAGGTATGCAAGTATCCCATTATTTACCTCAAAAACCTTTAACTGAAATAGAAATAGGTAAGGTTTTAGAAATTAATGGAAAGCATGGGATTAAAACTAAGTGGTTTGAAAAGTTAATGAAAGAAAATAGTGGTGTTATAACTCCCAATGTTTTAGGGAAATACTTATACGAAAAATATACCTCAAAATTCAATTACTGGCCATATATTGATAAAAATAAAAACGTTAAAGCTTCTGAAGCCTTATTATTATTCAGAGAAAATGAATTTCATGATAATTTTCTCCCTAAAAAATTTTCTTTTATATTACCAACAGTAAATCTTATTAATGATAGATTCTGCTATTCTGATACACGCCCTAAAACATCATTATGGGAAAAGCATTGTATAACTACTTCGAAAGGAGAGTTTGTTAGATTGCTATCACACAATGCAAGGCATTGGTTAAGTACAAAAGCTGAGAGAGGTGGAATGGATGAATTAACTTTAGCGAACTGGGCAGGGAGGGCTAGAATTGCAGATAATAAGGCTTATGATCACAGGACAGAAGAAGAAAAAAGTGAAGCAGTTCGGAATTTACTTATTCCCGAATATGCTTCACTTTTAGATAAAATTCATTTAAATCTTCCAGTAACCTATGAAGACTTAGGAAAAAATAGAATTGGAATTGCAACTATAACGGAAATAGGCATTTGTGAACATGATTATGCAATGTCGCCATGCTCTCGCCATGGGGATTGTGAAACATGTAAAGAACTCGTTTGTATTAAAGGATTAGAATCATCTTTAGAAATATTAAAGCTTAGAGAAATTCAACTTACAGAACAATTTAATAAAGCGAGAGAGCACCATAAATTAGGTGTTTTTGGTGCAGATCGGTGGATAAGTAATTTGGGATGGAGATTAACACATATAAAAACCAAAATTGCATTTTTAGAAAATCGGGAAATTCCAAATGGATCATTATTACGAATTCCTGATGAGTATGACCCTTCCCCAGTTAAATTAGCTTTACAGGAAAAAGGAATGGATATAGACATTCTAGAACCAGATACAGCTAAATTAGACAATGATTTGTATAGACTAATGGAGTTATAATATGCCCAAAATTCTTGTTACAGAAGAACGTTTAGAAGACATTATCATGTTAATTAAGACCTGGGAAGGTAAATTAACTTGGGAATTACTTTGCCACAAAGTTTCAGAATTATTAAATGTTAAAAGTATTGAAAGACAATCCCTAGCTAATTATTCAGATATACAAGGGGCATTTAGCAAACAAAAACATATACTTAAAGAAAAAGCAAAAGCTAACCCAGAACCGAATGTAACAATGGATTATCTGCAAAAGCAAGTTAAGAATTTAAAAGCTCAGGTACAACGTTTGGAAGAAATTAATGAGCGATATAAACAGCAATTTATTGTATGGCAATATAATGCATATATGCATGGTATGACCCAAGTTACTTTAAATAAGCCTCTTATTGCTGTTAACCGTCAACGTAGGTAATTTATCCGAATGCGCCGTAAAACTTCGCCGTTTACGGCGGAGATATCAGGCGAGGACTGCGAAGCAGTCCTAAAAACGTTCAATTTCAGTCAGGCGTATTTTGCTGCTCAATATATTGCCGAATAATGGAAATAGGTGCACCGCCACAACTACCTGCAAAATAAGACGGCGACCACAACGCACCACCCCAAAGTTTCTCACGAATACTGGGATAATTTTTTTGCCTAATCATACGACTAGATACACCTTTCAGGCTGTTCACGAGTTTTGAAATAGACACTTTGGGTGGATAGTTTACAAGCAAATGAACATGGTCATTTTCACCGTCAAATTCCACTAGTTGTGCCTCAAAATCGGTGCAAACGCTTTCAAAAATTTGTCGCATATCGTCTAAAATTTCTTTTGTGAACACTTTTCGGCGATATTTTGCGACAAAGACTAAATGAACATGTAAGTTAAAAACAACGTGTCTACCACATCTTAAATCGGTTTCTTTTTCCATAGACCAAGTGTAGAATAATCAAAAATTCCATTATCTACGAAACCATGCAAATACTCAAAGCGTTCAAATTTGAATTAATACCCAACGGCGCACAAGTCCGCAAAATGAAACAATTTTGCGGCTGTTCGCGTTTCGTATTCAATCGCGCTTTGGCGTATCAAAATGAACAATATCAAAAAGATAACTCTTTCAAATTCAGTTACGCCAAAATTGCGAATTTGCTGCCTGAATGGAAACGTGAGCTAGTTTGGCTAAAAGATTGCCACAGTCAGGTTTTGCAGCAATCTTTGAAAGATTTAGAAGCCAGTTTCAAAAACTTTTTCGCCAAACGTTCGGACTTTCCAAAATTTAAACGCAAGGGTGAAAAAGACAGTTTTCGCTTTCCGCAAGGCTGCAAATTGGAACAACAAAATAATCGTATCTATTTACCAAAAATAGGTTGGGTGCGTTATCGCAATAGCCGAGCTATTTCAGGCAGCCTGAAAAATGTAACCGTCAGCCAAAAATGCGGTAAGTGGTATGTTTCCATTCAAACAGAATTTGAGACGGAAACGCCAAAACCCAA
Above is a window of Neisseria mucosa DNA encoding:
- a CDS encoding site-specific integrase — encoded protein: MYNRFHELVVNTQLKTIDTYTLLNWKTNLGKEREWHLGSLKGFLLSWYEYGYYGVDKAVASLLESFTLSGNDKGKSVIMRCPYTGAFTENEILALMTELARLWKEDLISFETYTYIHLLQATARRPIQIRHLKFEDLKKEASQGTWNYFLNIPSAKKRGGLFRKTFKKIAITEDLYLVLLNFLEYQYKKLLSLVDETFISDYKMKLPMFIDWRFLKNNIKNRNFDLSLLELDIFHYSSSSLELNVLRKFCIHQKAVSERTGEIIHVNARRFRHTRGTNLGRKGVGAAIIAELLDHSDTQNVKVYTENTADTVQYIDRVMGAEMGKLAQAFVGRIISNLNESERGFDPTSLITNNGVDTIGACGTNDFCITGYETCYLCPKFRPLVDGPHQQILNKLYKEKEERLRRTKSIDYASSKDRIILAVEYVVQACNEMKKNMEAH
- a CDS encoding IS200/IS605 family transposase, which gives rise to MEKETDLRCGRHVVFNLHVHLVFVAKYRRKVFTKEILDDMRQIFESVCTDFEAQLVEFDGENDHVHLLVNYPPKVSISKLVNSLKGVSSRMIRQKNYPSIREKLWGGALWSPSYFAGSCGGAPISIIRQYIEQQNTPD
- a CDS encoding integrase → MNNTIFFQVHENPKSSLENFITFCRNKLTAFGSDCWDNNQWRDTFNLHNIQVRFSTDRVKSTSYQYEPLSEPFIDFAKAYIRYVYSQQPVRQLSRHLESLRMVEMALYNVKDNCDILQLDNLVINEVETLVLKKYKKDTESVNKLGYQLEKLFDFCRENGITPNLSLWNNPYKRPRDLTILLDERGKEYRSSKMPTDEEMMLVAKLFHDAPNLDKETEYYTAVMALLMVAPSRCSELMSLSVNCLEWEEDSLGNKQLGIRWIPAKNGKEGLKWVPSSMQDVIIEAVKRLTDIGALARKAAKFAEENPNTVMISPDQGMQVSHYLPQKPLTEIEIGKVLEINGKHGIKTKWFEKLMKENSGVITPNVLGKYLYEKYTSKFNYWPYIDKNKNVKASEALLLFRENEFHDNFLPKKFSFILPTVNLINDRFCYSDTRPKTSLWEKHCITTSKGEFVRLLSHNARHWLSTKAERGGMDELTLANWAGRARIADNKAYDHRTEEEKSEAVRNLLIPEYASLLDKIHLNLPVTYEDLGKNRIGIATITEIGICEHDYAMSPCSRHGDCETCKELVCIKGLESSLEILKLREIQLTEQFNKAREHHKLGVFGADRWISNLGWRLTHIKTKIAFLENREIPNGSLLRIPDEYDPSPVKLALQEKGMDIDILEPDTAKLDNDLYRLMEL